Part of the Sphingomonas sp. IW22 genome is shown below.
ACGAAGCACATTGAGTGTAGCGCGGGCGAGCGGATCCTTGAGATCCTCGTCGCGGCTGAGCGCAAGGTGGAAGACGGCGGCAACCGAGATCGGATCATTGAGACCTTCGGACGCGCGGGGCGGGGGCGTGCGGCCGGCGATCCAGTCCTGCAGGTCGCGTACCGCGATCGGCACGCCGGCGAGACCGGCGAGTGCGGCGGCGCCCTCCAGGCGCGCGCGCGCGAGGAAGATGTCGGCGCAGGGGCTACCGTGCAATCGGCCATCGAGGCGCCCGAGCAGGAGCAGGCTGTCGTCGGCGCGCAGGGCTTCAGTCCGCGTCATAGGGTGGCAACGATGCCAGAGAGCGAAACCAAAGTCAGCAGTTGGTTTCGCTCCCAATTAGTGTTCAGTCGTGTACCTGCGATAATTGCACTTATCATATAAGCCGAATTGACGCCTGTCTATAAGGTCCGCTACAGTGGCCGCCATGGAGGCCATAGCATCAGAGGGGCAGGAAAGCCCTGAAACCGGCGATTTCGACGCCTCTGGCGCTGTCGCGGCCGCCCTGACGCCGGCGACGATGCCCGAGCTTGCCTGGACTGCTACCCAGATGCGGGCCGAGACCCGTATCGTCATCAACGCTGAACTGATCGCGGCCTATCAGGCCGCCAGCTCGCCGCACTCGATCCGCGCGCTCAAATCCGATCTTGAGGCATTCGACTTCTGGTGCCGACGCATGAAGAGGATTGCGCTACCGGCGACGCCGGAGATCGTCGCCGACTACCTCGATGCGCGGGCAGCGAAGGGGGCTAAGCCGGCCTCGCTCGGGCGCTACAAAGCATCGATCGCCAAAATCCATCAGCTGCTCGACCTCAAGGATCCCACCCAGGCTGATCTTGTGAAGTTGCGGCTGCGCGCGATCCGGCGCGAGAAGGGCACCGCGCAGGCTCAGGCGCGTCCGTTGCGCTTCAAGGGGCCGGTGCGAGACGTGGAGCGCGACAGTCCGCGCGGGCTGAATGTGCGGGCATTGCTGGAAGCTTGCGCGGACGATGTGCCGGGCCTGCGGGATCGAGCGCTGTTGTCGGTGGCCTATGACACGGGGCTGCGCGCATCCGAGCTTGTAGCGATCAAGGTGGATGACATCCTCGAGGCGCTTGATCCAGAGGCGCGCCTTCTTGCCATCGCGCGCAGCAAGGGAGATCAGGAAGGCGAGGGGGCCACAGCTTATCTGTCACCACGTTCAGTGCGGGCAATCGCAGCATGGAAAGAGGCGGCAGGGATCGACGCGGGGCCATTGTTCAGGCGGGTGCAGGTCAGGCGCTACAAGGCGCGGGCAGCCGTAAAGGGCCGTTCGATCGACAGCATCTCGGGCCGGGAGACCTGGGATTTGCGCAAAACGCTTTCAAAGCCCGCGGTCAAGGCGCGGATCGAATATGACATCGGTGCCTCGGCGCTCCATCCGGGATCGATCGGACCGATCTGGCGGGCAATAATCCAGCGCGCATTCGACTGCGGCGCATTGGGAGACCTGACCGCTGATGATCTGTCGCGGCTTCTAAAAGGGATCAGCGCGCATTCGACGCGTGTGGGCCTCAATCAAGACCTGTTCGTTGCGGGCGAAGATCTGGCTGGGATCATGGATGCGCTGCGCTGGAAAAGTCCGCGCATGCCGCTCGCCTATAATCGCAACCTGGCTGCTGAAGCTGGAGCGGTTGGTCGTCTTGCGCGCAAGCTGGAATGAGTGAGCTTGGGACAAAGCTGCCGTGCCCTAAACGGCATCTGGAACGGCAGCTCTTGCCACGTTCAGACGTCCCTGGAGGGACACCTTGTATCACGGGTTTGACCAAGAGCTGCACGGCGGGTTCCAGACAGAACGAGGATCGGTGACAGCAGCGACCGTCCCAAGAACGATATGCCGCTCGCGCAGCAAGTCCATTCAACGCCCGGCATGATGCCGGAGACGGGGGTTGTTTCGTATCAACCTTTTGTTGCAGCGGCGCTGCTGCTGATTTGGATGAGTTACCAATACTTCGAAATCGCCCGGAACTCTTGAATCGCCTGCT
Proteins encoded:
- a CDS encoding tyrosine-type recombinase/integrase, translated to MPELAWTATQMRAETRIVINAELIAAYQAASSPHSIRALKSDLEAFDFWCRRMKRIALPATPEIVADYLDARAAKGAKPASLGRYKASIAKIHQLLDLKDPTQADLVKLRLRAIRREKGTAQAQARPLRFKGPVRDVERDSPRGLNVRALLEACADDVPGLRDRALLSVAYDTGLRASELVAIKVDDILEALDPEARLLAIARSKGDQEGEGATAYLSPRSVRAIAAWKEAAGIDAGPLFRRVQVRRYKARAAVKGRSIDSISGRETWDLRKTLSKPAVKARIEYDIGASALHPGSIGPIWRAIIQRAFDCGALGDLTADDLSRLLKGISAHSTRVGLNQDLFVAGEDLAGIMDALRWKSPRMPLAYNRNLAAEAGAVGRLARKLE